One Oreochromis niloticus isolate F11D_XX linkage group LG16, O_niloticus_UMD_NMBU, whole genome shotgun sequence genomic window carries:
- the LOC102079729 gene encoding olfactory receptor 11A1-like, whose protein sequence is MGNSSETVSFVLAAYGNIGELKYLYFIIILIWYLSICVANTVLIVVIRVDRRLHEPMYMLLCNLCVNEINASTSLYPLLLSQMFSDSHEVTVPWCFLQMCCMVTCAPAEFCSLAAMAYDRYISICHPFNYNVIMKTERVFLMIMFVWLYSFLSFIFSYSFIFSLKFCGNIIHNAYCDHQLIIRLSCSVPIQSFISNISFLLLSVFIPFSLILVSYLKILRVCRKTSTENKQKAVTTCTPQIVSVSNLFVGCTFYFIDFTFVVSRVPNEVRIILPMYVLIFQPMLTPFMYGFNLPKIRQSYQRFLFKRQ, encoded by the coding sequence ATGGGAAACTCAAGTGAGACTGTATCATTTGTGCTGGCTGCTTATGGAAATATTGGAGAGTTAAAATACCTGTATTTCATCATAATACTGATCTGGTACCTCTCTATATGTGTGGCCAACACAGTCCTTATTGTGGTCATACGTGTGGACAGAAGACTGCATGAGCCAATGTATATGCTGCTGTGTAATTTatgtgtgaatgaaataaatGCCAGCACATCACTGTATCCTCTTTTGCTCTCACAAATGTTTTCAGACAGCCACGAGGTGACTGTGCCGTGGTGTTTTCTGCAGATGTGTTGTATGGTAACATGTGCACCTGCTGAATTTTGCAGTTTAGCAGCCATGGCCTATGACAGATACATCTCAATCTGTCATCCTTTTAACTATAATGTCATTATGAAGACAGAGAGAGTGTTTTTGATGATTATGTTTGTATGGCTGTATTCATTTCTTAGTTTTATATTCTCATATTCATTCATCTTCAGTTTGAAGTTTTGTGGAAATATTATTCACAACGCGTATTGTGACCACCAATTAATAATTAGACTTTCATGTTCTGTTCCAATCCAAAGCTTTATTTCTAACATATCCTTTCTCTTATTGAGTGTTTTCATTCCCTTCAGTCTCATTTTAGTCTCTTACCTGAAGATTTTGAGAGTTTGTCGAAAAACATCcacagaaaacaagcagaaagccGTGACTACTTGCACTCCTCAGATCGTCTCTGTGTCAAATCTGTTTGTCGGGTGtactttttactttattgaCTTCACGTTTGTAGTTTCTCGAGTACCAAATGAAGTTCGTATAATTTTGCCTATGTATGTCCTCATTTTTCAGCCTATGCTCACCCCATTTATGTATGGATTTAATTTACCAAAGATAAGGCAATCATATCAAAGGTTTCTGTTTAAGAGACAATAA
- the LOC100697417 gene encoding olfactory receptor 11A1-like: protein MEKMGNSSETVSFVLAAYGNVGELKYLYFIIILIWYLSICVANTVLIVVIRVDRRLHEPMYMLLCNLCVNEINASTSLYPLLLSQMFSDSHEVTVPWCFLQMCCMYTCAPAEFCSLAAMAYDRYISICHPFSYDIIMNTERVFLLIMFVWLYSFLSFILSFSFIFSLKFCRNIIHNAYCDHQLMIRLSCSVPIQSFISNISFLLLSVFIPFSLISVSYLKILRVCRKTSTENKKKAVTTCTPQIVSVANLFVGCIFYFIDFKYVVSQVPDEVRIILPMYVLIFQPMLTPFMYGFNLPKIRQSYQRFLLKRK, encoded by the coding sequence ATGGAGAAAATGGGAAACTCAAGTGAGACTGTATCATTTGTGCTGGCTGCTTATGGAAATGTTGGAGAGTTAAAATACCTGTATTTCATCATAATACTGATCTGGTACCTCTCTATATGTGTGGCCAACACAGTCCTTATTGTGGTCATACGTGTGGACAGAAGACTGCATGAGCCAATGTATATGCTGCTGTGTAATTTatgtgtgaatgaaataaatGCCAGCACATCACTGTATCCTCTTTTGCTCTCACAGATGTTTTCAGACAGCCATGAGGTGACTGTGCCGTGGTGTTTTCTGCAGATGTGTTGTATGTACACATGTGCACCTGCTGAATTTTGCAGTTTAGCAGCCATGGCCTATGACAGATACATCTCAATCTGTCATCCATTTAGCTACGATATCATTATGAACACAGAGAGAGTGTTTTTGTTGATTATGTTTGTATGGCTGTATTCATTTCTTAGTTTTATACTCTCATTTTCATTTATCTTCAGTTTGAAGTTTTGTAGAAACATTATTCACAACGCGTATTGTGACCACCAATTAATGATTAGACTTTCATGTTCTGTTCCAATCCAAAGCTTTATTTCTAACATATCCTTTCTCTTATTGAGTGTTTTCATACCTTTCAGTCTCATTTCAGTCTCTTACCTGAAGATTTTGAGAGTTTGTCGAAAAACATCCacagaaaacaagaagaaagcTGTGACTACTTGCACTCCTCAGATCGTCTCTGTGGCAAACCTGTTTGTCGGgtgtattttttactttattgacTTCAAGTATGTAGTTTCTCAGGTACCAGATGAAGTTCGTATAATTTTGCCTATGTATGTCCTCATTTTTCAGCCTATGCTCACCCCATTTATGTATGGATTTAATTTACCAAAGATAAGGCAATCATATCAAAGGTTTCTgttaaagagaaaataa
- the LOC109197447 gene encoding putative gustatory receptor clone PTE01, with amino-acid sequence MENSSEIVSFVLSAYGNVGDLKYLYFIIILFWYLSICVANTFLIVVIRVDRRLHEPMYILLSNLCMNEINASTSLYPLLLSQMFSDNHEVTRLWCFLQMCSLYTGAPAEFWSLAAMAYDRYISICHPLRYNVIMNTDRVFLLILLVWVFSFLIFILSFSFIFRLKFCGNIVDNVYCEHQLIIRLSCSVSIYNSISIIFFVIMSIFIPFSLISVSYVKILKVCRKTSKENKQKAVTTCTPQIVSLSNLFVGCICYSIDFRFLFSQVPDEVRIILAIYLLICQPMLTPFMYGFNLPKIRQSCKRLLFKRK; translated from the coding sequence ATGGAAAACTCCAGTGAGATTGTGTCATTTGTGCTGTCTGCATATGGAAATGTTGGGGATTTAAAATACCTTTATTTCATCATAATATTGTTTTGGTACCTCTCTATATGTGTGGCCAACACATTTCTTATTGTGGTCATACGTGTGGACAGAAGGCTACATGAGCCAATGTATATACTGCTTAGCAATTTATGCATGAATGAAATAAATGCCAGCACATCACTGTATCCTCTTTTGCTCTCACAAATGTTTTCAGACAACCATGAAGTGACCCGGCTGTGGTGTTTTCTGCAGATGTGTTCTTTGTACACAGGTGCACCTGCTGAGTTTTGGAGTTTAGCAGCCATGGCCTATGACAGATATATCTCAATCTGTCATCCATTACGCTATAATGTCATTATGAATACAGACAGAGTGTTTTTGTTGATTCTGCTTGTGTgggttttttcatttcttatttttatactctcgttttcattcattttcaggtTGAAGTTTTGTGGAAATATTGTTGACAATGTGTATTGTGAGCACCAATTAATAATTAGACTTTCATGTTCAGTTTCAATCTACAACTCTATATCTATCATATTCTTTGTCATAATGAGTATTTTCATACCTTTCAGTCTCATTTCAGTTTCTTATGTTAAGATTTTGAAAGTTTGTCgaaaaacatcaaaagaaaacaagcagaaagctGTGACTACTTGCACCCCTCAGATCGTCTCTCTGTCAAACCTGTTTGTCGGGTGTATTTGTTACTCTATTGacttcagatttttattttctcagGTACCAGATGAAGTCCGTATAATTTTGGCTATATATCTCCTCATTTGTCAACCTATGCTCACCCCATTTAtgtatggatttaatttgccaAAGATAAGGCAATCGTGTAAAAGGTTACTGTTTAAGAGAAAATAA